The genomic interval AGCAAGCGTTGAAGAACAAAGTGATTGTTGAGAAAGAATACCAAGAGTTACTGGCTTTGGACTTTGAATATCTTGGTAAGCACAAAGGTAAGCCTGTTTTCAACCGCTGTAATAGGGGGTAGTCCGTAGCTTCGATTTCTATTATGTCGAACTCAGGATCCGTTGACTCTCGGTCTAGTCTGCTAGGCGCGTTTAGCTAATCTTCGTCCAACTCATCATCCTCATCCTAACTGCTACTCTATATCGCTAGCCGCACAGGCGAGACTGAAGAGAAAAAACCATGCTTCAGCCTCGCACACCAGTCTATCTAGTCAACAACATAACCAGTCCAACGCCCCACTGGGGCAACACCAACGTCCTTACCATAGCCCCAATTGCCATCGAATGATGTTTTTTCTAAGCCAAGTAAGAACTGAAACCAACCATGCCGACCATTCTCGAAAATCCAATTACCGGAAACAACAGTGCCGTCTTCTGAAAACTCGATGTTTTCAAACTCCCCAAAGGAACCGTTGTCCAAATCATAGCGGCCGAAATCAGGCTTCAGAAATTGCGTATAGCCACGAATCCAACGCCCTTCGTCATTGGTATATCGCGATCTAAATCTCTTCTGCAACCAATCTTGCCCATCAACTTCGCAATCCTGCCACTCCCAATTCCAACTCGCCTTCATCTGTGCTTCAGAATTTGCTAGCTGCAAACTAGATGATTGTTTATCGTATTGCTCACTGGATACATTGATATGGAATCGCCCTTGCATCACTGCATACTGATCTTCATAGCTACACGGAGTGTAAGCCCACCACCCAGCATAAGGGGTTGTCAGAATATAGTTATCACCTGAAAGAATACCAGACTCAAACGTAGCCTCTGCACTGATCGTTTCTCCCATCCAAGTGTAGTCC from Pseudobacteriovorax antillogorgiicola carries:
- a CDS encoding DUF4360 domain-containing protein, encoding MKKLWQILGILMLLGHGEHGLASSGGMQVVRNNDCGPLDYQVSNGGLVIEFERFTVETNQKSYFEEKVCEIEVTNIHVPAGKQLRPSQALADGEVFTSESGGAYAYLDYTWMGETISAEATFESGILSGDNYILTTPYAGWWAYTPCSYEDQYAVMQGRFHINVSSEQYDKQSSSLQLANSEAQMKASWNWEWQDCEVDGQDWLQKRFRSRYTNDEGRWIRGYTQFLKPDFGRYDLDNGSFGEFENIEFSEDGTVVSGNWIFENGRHGWFQFLLGLEKTSFDGNWGYGKDVGVAPVGRWTGYVVD